The window CGAAAGTGACCCGCCCTCATCAACAAGGTCTCTGAGCTTTGAGCACACAAAGGCCGCCTGCTCCTCCACATCACCAAGCTCAGTCAAAAAAGGCAGCGGATACGGTTTGCCGTCAAAGGCCGCATCTTTTCTGCCCGACACAAGGTCTTTTTTATACTGTCGCCGGTTACCTCGTATTATGGCATTTGCGAGGTTTAGAATCTGAGGAGTGCTGCGATAGTTATAGGTCAGGCGAAATATTTTGGTGTTTGGGTAGTAATTGTGAAAGTTTAAGATATTATCCAGATTAGCGCCGCGAAATGAAAATACTGCCTGGGCGTCGTCCCCCACAGCCATCACGTTTCTGTGAACCTCCGAGAGCAGATATATAATTTCAGCCTGCACGGAGTTCGTATCCTGGTACTCATCCACCAGAATATGCTTGAATCTGCTGCTGAGTGTTTGGCGCACATCAGGGAAATCAGTGAGCAGGATTTTAAGGTTTATGAGCAGGTCGTCAAAATCCATTAAGTTAAGTGTAGCCTTTTTACGTTCGTAGAGTTTAAATATTTCATCAATTTCAGTGGTTTCGGTGCGGAGTTTGCTGTATCTTTTGGCAATAGCCTCCTCAATCGGCCTTGAGGTGTTTTTCACATAAGAATATATTTCTGAAAGGACGGCTGCTTTAGGGATTGCAGCAGAGTGTTTTCCTGCGTGGCCGGCGCCGGTGGAGTGTCGGGTCTTTAGATGAACACTCTCAAATTCGGCCTTAGAGGATTCAAAAAGGTCTTTAGTGTCAGTGCGGTCAAGGATGGTGAAATCTTTGGTGTAGCCAAGGAGCTCGGCGTATCTGCGCAGAATTATGTTTCCTACGTGGTGGAAAGTGCCTCCCCACAGAGAGCTGATATCTGCCCCTACGAGGTTTTCAGCTCTCATCATCATCTCTTTAGCGGCCTTGTTGGTAAAGGTTAGAAGGAGAATTTCGGAGGTTCTGACACCTTCATTAATAAGCCATGCGACACGATAGGTTACAGTTCTGGTCTTACCTGTACCTGCCCCTGCCAGCACAAGCATAGGCCCGCCCTTGTACGTAACTACATCCAGCTGCGCAGGGTTGAGCTCACCGGAAAAATTAATCTCCCGTGCCTGTGAAATGTCTCTGCGTATCGTGTATCTTTCCATTTAGTTTTCCATTTTTTTATAAGGTTTGCGGTTGGTATTATAATAATAATGGGGGGCTATTAGCAATACGTGCGGGAAATACGCCTGCTCTGTTACCCACGATAGTCCGCACAGTCTTCACGTTAACACAAGACACCGTTCATCTGCTTAACATCGGCTCTCACGATGTGATTTATTAAAAGGGAACAATTTTTTCTTGACTTATTTTTTATTATGTTTTACGATTGAGTTTACAACAGGGGGGTGAGATGAGTAAAGAATTTACTGTAATAATTGAGCAGGATGACGAGGGTTACTTCATCGCCGGCGTGCCTCTACTCAGAGGGTGTCACACACAGGCAAAAACTCTTGATGCATTATTAGAGAGGACCAAAGAAGCAATTCAGCTTTCTTTAGAAGTTTACGGTGAAGAACAAGCTCAGACATATCTTGTTGGTGT of the Nitrospirae bacterium YQR-1 genome contains:
- a CDS encoding type II toxin-antitoxin system HicB family antitoxin → MSKEFTVIIEQDDEGYFIAGVPLLRGCHTQAKTLDALLERTKEAIQLSLEVYGEEQAQTYLVGVQKVVI
- a CDS encoding ATP-dependent helicase, producing the protein MERYTIRRDISQAREINFSGELNPAQLDVVTYKGGPMLVLAGAGTGKTRTVTYRVAWLINEGVRTSEILLLTFTNKAAKEMMMRAENLVGADISSLWGGTFHHVGNIILRRYAELLGYTKDFTILDRTDTKDLFESSKAEFESVHLKTRHSTGAGHAGKHSAAIPKAAVLSEIYSYVKNTSRPIEEAIAKRYSKLRTETTEIDEIFKLYERKKATLNLMDFDDLLINLKILLTDFPDVRQTLSSRFKHILVDEYQDTNSVQAEIIYLLSEVHRNVMAVGDDAQAVFSFRGANLDNILNFHNYYPNTKIFRLTYNYRSTPQILNLANAIIRGNRRQYKKDLVSGRKDAAFDGKPYPLPFLTELGDVEEQAAFVCSKLRDLVDEGGSLSYVSVLYRAHYQSLELQLELTRHGIFYEVRSGMKFFETAHIKDVMAYLKVVVNPYDEVAWKRIFKMLPGVGNKTTEKFWITLTQNHDETPVEALPKLYSSIPQKGRERFRLLMEAVGQMKINQSPSKAIKYVVEGGYEQFLYEAYTNAESRLDDIDKMAEYAIKYDSISTFVSDMAIDSDSGDDDMAEDGSIGKVILSSVHQAKGLEWKRVFIIGLNDGQFPLFKSIAAGDEEEERRLFYVAVTRACDELYLCNTQMSNIGPVNPSRFITELNTHLYQPLEISYGRNNDIF